One genomic segment of Leptospira wolbachii serovar Codice str. CDC includes these proteins:
- a CDS encoding M48 family metallopeptidase, which yields MIDLEIERKTTKGRNISLVVYQNGKVVLKHPAKVPKKQLEEFLSEKKEWILSKLKQLPKDIPQKLKFEDGEKTHIFGNPTTIRLSPKKINIFQNEILQLPNTNNENSRIRKGKLLLKQILLEKIQPLVERTSLALNTKVSKVSIKTMRSLWGSCNSRNQISLNLSLVHCPDPIIEYIILHEIAHTIEHNHSSKFWKIVESQNPDYKTSEKWLKEVGKKYIYYLN from the coding sequence ATGATAGATTTAGAAATCGAAAGAAAAACTACGAAAGGAAGAAACATTTCACTAGTCGTATATCAGAATGGAAAGGTAGTATTAAAACATCCAGCAAAAGTTCCCAAAAAACAATTGGAAGAATTCTTGTCGGAAAAAAAAGAATGGATTCTTTCCAAACTTAAACAACTTCCGAAAGATATCCCTCAAAAGCTGAAATTCGAAGACGGAGAAAAAACTCATATTTTTGGGAATCCAACAACCATCCGCTTAAGTCCGAAAAAAATAAATATCTTCCAAAACGAAATTCTTCAGCTCCCAAATACTAATAACGAAAATTCTCGAATTCGCAAAGGTAAACTTCTATTGAAGCAAATACTCTTAGAGAAAATACAACCATTGGTAGAGAGAACATCCCTTGCCTTAAATACTAAAGTCTCAAAAGTCTCAATCAAAACAATGCGTTCTCTTTGGGGGAGTTGTAATTCAAGAAATCAAATTTCATTGAACTTAAGCTTAGTTCATTGCCCAGATCCGATTATTGAATACATCATCTTACATGAAATCGCGCATACTATCGAACACAACCACTCTTCAAAGTTTTGGAAGATAGTTGAATCACAAAACCCTGACTACAAAACTTCTGAAAAATGGCTCAAAGAAGTTGGAAAAAAATATATATATTATCTGAATTAA
- a CDS encoding low molecular weight protein-tyrosine-phosphatase, translating into MKQKIKVLFICLGNICRSPAAEGAFLNLVKQRKMEHLFEIDSCGTSGYHDGDLADPRTRKVAEKRGIRLTHRSRKLNKADLAHFDYLLVMDETNFLDVMSLTSEKKIQEKIFLFGRFRSDAGAPMIPDPYYKNETAFEGVQDLVEDCSLGFLNFLGEDKCLK; encoded by the coding sequence ATGAAACAAAAAATCAAAGTTCTATTTATATGTTTAGGCAACATTTGTCGCTCTCCCGCAGCTGAAGGTGCATTTCTAAACCTGGTAAAGCAAAGAAAGATGGAACATCTATTTGAAATCGATTCCTGTGGAACCTCTGGATATCATGATGGTGATTTAGCAGATCCAAGGACTCGGAAAGTGGCGGAGAAAAGAGGGATCCGGTTAACTCACAGATCAAGGAAACTAAATAAAGCAGATTTAGCGCATTTCGACTATTTGTTAGTCATGGATGAAACCAACTTTTTGGATGTTATGAGTCTAACTAGTGAGAAAAAGATTCAAGAAAAGATATTCCTGTTTGGTAGGTTTAGAAGTGATGCAGGTGCACCCATGATTCCTGATCCATATTATAAAAACGAAACTGCATTTGAAGGCGTACAGGATCTTGTAGAAGATTGTTCTTTAGGTTTTTTAAATTTTCTAGGAGAAGACAAATGTCTCAAATAA
- a CDS encoding NAD(P)/FAD-dependent oxidoreductase, which translates to MSQIKKKVLIIGAGFGGLQVIKTLANHKLFDITVVDKKNHHLFQPLLYQVATAVLSPADIAIPSRSITTKYKNVKILLGDVTEIDFKNRQVKFQNNSETYDYLILATGARTSYFGNHSWKEKTLGLKNLKDALAIRRRILLSFEQAELIGNYEKAKSFMHYVIIGGGPTGVELAGSIAELSHNIIRKDFRNIDSGMTKVTLIEAGPRLLTAFSEKSSAFTKEKLESRGVEVLTSSPVLDITDTGVVLKDRTIESKTVIWAAGVEGSELAKNISLNKDKANRIIVDEFCRTIDYPEVFVIGDAANYSRGLTRPLPGVSPVAMQQGRYVAKIIESIEKKKIISPFHYFDKGNMATIGRTDAVAEFGKIRLKGILGWLGWLFVHLVYQVGFKNKVSTLLSWVWSYLTFRAGSRLIQEEMDELSVRS; encoded by the coding sequence ATGTCTCAAATAAAGAAAAAGGTTTTAATCATTGGAGCTGGGTTTGGTGGATTACAAGTAATCAAAACTCTGGCAAACCATAAGTTGTTTGATATCACCGTCGTTGATAAAAAAAATCACCACCTCTTCCAACCACTTTTATACCAAGTTGCAACTGCGGTATTATCACCCGCTGACATCGCAATTCCCTCCAGATCCATTACAACAAAATACAAAAACGTCAAAATCCTCCTAGGCGATGTCACTGAAATCGATTTCAAAAACAGACAAGTTAAATTCCAAAATAACTCAGAAACCTATGACTACTTAATCCTCGCAACAGGAGCAAGAACTAGTTATTTTGGGAACCATAGTTGGAAAGAGAAAACTTTAGGTTTAAAAAACCTGAAAGATGCTCTGGCAATTAGAAGAAGGATTCTACTTTCTTTCGAACAGGCAGAGTTAATCGGTAACTACGAAAAAGCAAAAAGTTTTATGCACTATGTAATTATTGGAGGAGGACCAACGGGTGTGGAACTTGCGGGCTCTATTGCAGAATTATCTCATAATATCATCCGTAAAGACTTTCGCAATATCGATTCCGGTATGACAAAAGTCACACTCATTGAAGCCGGGCCTAGATTACTCACTGCGTTTAGCGAAAAATCCAGTGCCTTTACCAAAGAAAAATTAGAGAGTAGGGGAGTGGAAGTTCTGACAAGTTCTCCAGTTTTAGACATTACAGACACCGGTGTCGTACTCAAAGATAGAACCATTGAGTCCAAAACTGTAATCTGGGCTGCAGGGGTAGAGGGTTCAGAGTTAGCAAAAAATATATCACTTAACAAAGATAAGGCGAACAGAATCATCGTAGATGAATTTTGTCGGACAATTGACTATCCAGAAGTATTTGTCATTGGAGATGCAGCAAACTATAGCAGAGGGCTCACACGGCCACTGCCAGGTGTCTCTCCAGTCGCCATGCAACAAGGAAGATACGTTGCTAAAATCATCGAATCGATCGAAAAAAAGAAAATCATTTCTCCATTCCATTATTTTGATAAAGGGAATATGGCAACCATTGGTAGAACCGACGCAGTCGCTGAATTCGGAAAAATTCGGTTAAAAGGAATTTTGGGGTGGCTTGGTTGGCTCTTTGTTCATCTCGTTTATCAGGTAGGATTTAAAAACAAAGTGAGTACTCTACTTAGCTGGGTGTGGAGTTATCTAACATTCCGCGCAGGGTCTAGGCTCATCCAAGAAGAAATGGATGAACTTTCAGTTCGATCTTAA
- a CDS encoding alpha/beta fold hydrolase: MLPISIHTKFHSIEGVEWGNPQGIPILAFHGWLDNANSFAPLAEFFTDYRFISIDFPGHGKSSHKPENTVYYFAEYALEVVSIAQALGLEDFILMAHSMGAAVSTLVAGTNLLKIKKLVLIESLGPLTNLSESAPDILTEAIKQILHPRTKKETFFPNMESAVGVRMRAGDMKKESAEILMERGIEKTPKGLKPRRDLRLHYNSFFRYTEEQIVSFCNRIGCPTLLVLGDKSGFPIAEKYKHRKDAVKLLTEVILPGGHHLHMDSPKEVSAVIIEFLEKNN, from the coding sequence ATGTTGCCGATTTCGATTCACACAAAATTCCACTCCATAGAGGGGGTTGAGTGGGGGAATCCACAGGGAATACCTATCCTTGCTTTTCATGGCTGGCTAGATAATGCCAATAGTTTTGCACCTCTAGCAGAGTTTTTTACAGATTACCGCTTCATCTCAATCGACTTCCCAGGTCATGGGAAATCCAGTCACAAACCAGAAAATACTGTTTACTATTTTGCTGAATATGCACTGGAAGTTGTATCTATAGCGCAAGCCCTTGGGTTAGAGGATTTTATTTTAATGGCACATTCTATGGGCGCCGCCGTTTCAACGTTAGTTGCAGGAACCAATCTTTTAAAAATCAAAAAACTTGTTCTAATCGAATCACTAGGCCCACTCACCAACCTTTCAGAATCAGCTCCAGATATACTTACAGAAGCTATCAAACAAATACTTCACCCAAGGACCAAAAAAGAAACTTTTTTTCCCAATATGGAATCGGCTGTGGGCGTTCGAATGCGCGCAGGCGATATGAAAAAAGAATCCGCAGAAATTCTAATGGAACGAGGGATTGAAAAAACCCCGAAAGGATTAAAACCAAGAAGAGATTTAAGACTTCATTATAATTCTTTTTTCCGTTACACAGAAGAACAAATTGTTTCATTTTGCAATCGGATCGGATGTCCAACATTACTAGTCTTAGGTGACAAATCAGGATTCCCGATCGCAGAAAAATACAAACACCGAAAAGATGCAGTGAAACTCTTAACGGAAGTAATCCTACCTGGTGGCCACCATTTACACATGGATTCTCCCAAAGAAGTTTCCGCTGTCATTATAGAATTTTTAGAAAAAAATAATTAA
- a CDS encoding PaaI family thioesterase → MNQPIENPSKHGYEIHHDTCFGCGKENPLGLVADFTFHDETGEVNFTYSFKKMYNGAPGFVHGGILSTVLDEAMGGLCFHLGYIVMTDTMSFKFHKATPVEKELLIRAWPIKKAKRKVLLECELTSLDGEILYVKGEGAFHILPPRFFSDKLTGGKIAIANELLSVNKLKRAHLFDRIET, encoded by the coding sequence ATGAATCAACCCATAGAAAATCCCTCCAAACATGGTTACGAAATCCATCACGATACTTGTTTTGGGTGTGGGAAAGAAAACCCGCTAGGACTTGTTGCAGACTTCACTTTTCACGATGAAACCGGAGAAGTAAATTTTACTTATAGTTTCAAAAAGATGTATAACGGAGCTCCCGGTTTTGTGCATGGAGGAATTCTTTCTACTGTTTTGGACGAAGCTATGGGTGGTCTCTGTTTTCATTTAGGTTATATTGTAATGACAGACACGATGAGTTTCAAATTCCATAAAGCAACACCTGTAGAAAAGGAATTACTCATTCGTGCGTGGCCAATTAAAAAAGCGAAACGTAAAGTATTATTAGAATGCGAACTTACATCACTAGATGGAGAGATTCTTTATGTAAAAGGAGAGGGAGCTTTCCATATACTGCCTCCACGTTTTTTCTCTGATAAATTAACCGGAGGAAAAATAGCGATTGCGAATGAATTGCTATCGGTAAATAAATTGAAACGCGCACATCTCTTTGATAGGATAGAAACATGA
- a CDS encoding LIC20035 family adhesin, which translates to MKLKLLYLLITTLAIQCSGASIKDGSGDQEFELKFSKGKWTRIERFKNSGGIRAVGEVKAECAGAKCTEDQVAKFAPAKIKSLPKHGVWEEYIQFEQPGSTAENPKYKSTLDQVGEYADGKKIGIWKKPDPDSPGKFLAETPWIDGKKEGIAKTFDKQGNVTSETTYADDKKNGPYYRKNNKGEWVEKGSFKDNEEDGEWTYHFVGADGNGIKTKVSYNNGLKNGQEINYYKDGAVESQGSYVSDVRSGLWKMFGPKGNVLAEGTYSKKENSENLDIKYERTGIWKEYYADGKIFGTGSRKHTRTGEWKFYYKNGQIGYQGNMANESMLESAKVYDNTGKILGEGKLFFSLVKIDEETQDLKLNYKPSIPYTYFYPSGKKRMVIRSTEDATEYSEDGRELGKGPVEPQGRKMGCWTIGGKTEYYMIDKPMPKMTPSQCK; encoded by the coding sequence ATGAAACTAAAACTTCTCTACTTACTCATCACAACACTGGCAATCCAATGTTCCGGTGCCTCCATAAAAGACGGGTCAGGTGACCAAGAGTTTGAACTAAAATTTTCCAAAGGGAAATGGACCAGGATAGAACGTTTCAAAAACTCTGGAGGAATCCGTGCTGTCGGGGAAGTAAAAGCCGAATGCGCTGGCGCCAAATGTACAGAAGACCAAGTCGCAAAGTTCGCTCCTGCAAAAATCAAATCATTACCAAAACATGGCGTTTGGGAAGAATACATCCAGTTCGAACAACCTGGTTCTACAGCAGAAAATCCAAAATACAAATCCACACTAGACCAAGTGGGGGAGTATGCGGACGGTAAAAAAATAGGTATTTGGAAAAAACCAGATCCAGATAGCCCCGGAAAATTTCTTGCTGAAACTCCTTGGATCGATGGGAAAAAAGAAGGAATTGCAAAGACTTTCGACAAACAAGGCAATGTTACTTCAGAAACTACTTATGCAGATGATAAAAAAAATGGTCCTTATTATCGGAAAAATAACAAAGGTGAGTGGGTCGAAAAGGGTTCTTTTAAAGACAACGAAGAAGATGGTGAATGGACTTACCACTTTGTAGGAGCTGATGGGAATGGAATCAAAACGAAGGTTTCGTATAACAATGGCTTAAAAAACGGACAAGAAATTAATTATTACAAAGACGGTGCAGTGGAGTCCCAAGGATCTTATGTATCAGACGTTCGATCTGGTTTATGGAAGATGTTTGGACCCAAAGGGAATGTGTTAGCAGAGGGAACTTATTCTAAAAAAGAAAATTCTGAAAACTTAGACATCAAATATGAAAGAACCGGAATCTGGAAAGAATACTACGCTGACGGAAAAATTTTCGGAACCGGTTCACGGAAACATACAAGGACCGGCGAATGGAAGTTCTACTATAAAAATGGACAGATCGGATACCAAGGTAATATGGCTAACGAAAGCATGTTAGAATCTGCTAAAGTATATGATAATACCGGGAAAATTCTTGGAGAAGGAAAACTTTTCTTTTCACTCGTAAAAATTGATGAAGAAACTCAAGACCTAAAACTCAATTACAAACCAAGTATCCCTTATACTTACTTCTATCCTTCTGGCAAAAAAAGAATGGTGATTCGTTCAACTGAAGATGCCACAGAATATTCGGAAGACGGAAGAGAGTTAGGGAAAGGACCTGTGGAACCTCAAGGAAGAAAGATGGGATGTTGGACCATTGGAGGCAAAACAGAATACTATATGATTGATAAACCAATGCCAAAAATGACTCCATCACAATGCAAATAA
- a CDS encoding AAA family ATPase — protein MQINKEQITEISDQVKLLRSELSESISGMDNVIQSLFVGLVANGHVLLEGMPGLAKTLVAKNLASIMDAKFSRVQFTPDLLPADLTGTNIFNPKTSSFEIRKGPIFTNILLADEINRAPAKVQSALLQCMEERQVSIADQTFDLEPPFFVIATQNPIDQEGTYPLPEAQLDRFLFKVIVTYPSFEDEVAILHQHGNLDFTKKKPKKTIHPKDIQKISEISNRVFIEPKLQNYIVNLTRNTRPETTIDNELKNFIHHGVSPRASLAMLKVSRINALLEGRDFVIPEDIQRFFSEIVKHRLHLTIDAISEDISTDSIIKRILSVTEVP, from the coding sequence ATGCAAATAAACAAAGAACAAATTACAGAAATATCCGACCAAGTAAAACTACTTAGGTCGGAACTATCCGAATCGATCTCAGGGATGGACAATGTGATTCAATCCCTTTTTGTTGGCCTTGTTGCCAATGGACATGTATTACTCGAAGGAATGCCAGGCCTTGCAAAAACTCTTGTAGCGAAAAACCTAGCATCCATCATGGACGCAAAATTTTCACGGGTTCAGTTCACTCCGGACTTGTTGCCGGCAGACCTTACTGGTACAAACATTTTTAATCCCAAAACATCTTCCTTTGAGATTCGAAAAGGCCCCATATTCACCAATATTCTGTTAGCTGATGAAATCAATAGGGCTCCTGCTAAGGTCCAATCTGCTTTACTGCAATGTATGGAAGAAAGACAAGTTTCCATTGCAGATCAAACTTTTGACCTGGAACCACCATTTTTTGTCATCGCAACTCAGAACCCAATTGATCAAGAAGGAACCTATCCACTCCCAGAAGCACAGCTGGATCGATTTTTATTTAAGGTCATTGTCACATATCCATCCTTTGAGGATGAAGTCGCGATTTTACATCAACATGGCAATTTAGACTTCACAAAGAAAAAACCAAAAAAAACCATACACCCCAAAGACATCCAAAAAATTTCCGAAATTTCAAACCGAGTATTTATCGAACCCAAACTACAAAATTATATCGTAAACCTAACAAGAAACACAAGACCCGAGACCACAATCGACAATGAATTGAAAAATTTCATCCATCACGGTGTGAGCCCGAGAGCCAGTCTTGCCATGCTAAAAGTAAGCCGAATAAATGCATTGTTAGAAGGGCGTGACTTTGTGATTCCTGAAGATATCCAACGGTTTTTCTCTGAAATCGTAAAACACCGACTTCACCTAACCATTGATGCGATTAGCGAGGATATCAGCACAGATTCTATAATCAAACGAATCCTATCTGTTACGGAAGTCCCCTAG
- a CDS encoding DUF58 domain-containing protein, producing MLSPELKRLLQVLQWETKKKFSTTRQGFLARSERGRGLDFKEVRNYHYGDDIRYIDWNVTSRTGELHTKEYYEERDASIIIFYDISESLSGSKKDTAFQMALFLSLFHVKIGNRVLLVSFSDNQKSSGKWLRTETEIFFTFANITKQTKGDGTNYAEAYKFAFKLYPKFATSYWISDFNHFANYTNSNKLFKIWEPIGIWIEDELDILQYPFWLRMFRKISEEKISFRSSESTYSKDLKAAKKFFGANLVKINPNTKLSNQILPLFKTKQNA from the coding sequence ATGTTATCTCCAGAACTAAAACGTTTGCTTCAAGTTTTACAATGGGAAACAAAAAAAAAGTTTTCTACTACTAGGCAAGGATTTTTGGCAAGGTCAGAACGGGGGAGGGGGCTTGATTTCAAAGAAGTAAGAAATTACCACTACGGAGATGACATACGTTATATTGATTGGAATGTAACATCGAGAACTGGTGAGTTACATACAAAAGAATACTATGAAGAGCGAGATGCTTCGATAATCATCTTTTACGATATAAGCGAATCACTCAGTGGTTCAAAAAAAGATACCGCATTCCAAATGGCTCTTTTTTTATCATTATTCCATGTAAAAATTGGGAATCGGGTTCTATTAGTCAGTTTTTCTGACAATCAAAAATCTTCTGGTAAATGGCTACGGACAGAAACCGAAATTTTTTTTACATTTGCCAATATCACAAAACAAACTAAAGGTGATGGAACCAACTACGCAGAAGCGTATAAATTTGCATTTAAACTCTATCCAAAATTTGCAACTAGTTACTGGATCTCTGATTTTAATCATTTCGCAAACTATACAAATTCAAATAAACTATTCAAAATTTGGGAACCAATTGGAATTTGGATAGAGGACGAATTAGATATCCTACAATATCCATTTTGGCTTCGGATGTTCAGAAAGATCTCTGAAGAAAAAATCAGTTTCCGTAGTTCTGAAAGTACATATTCAAAAGACTTAAAAGCAGCAAAAAAGTTTTTTGGTGCCAATTTGGTGAAAATCAATCCAAACACAAAACTCTCCAACCAAATCCTACCATTGTTTAAAACAAAACAAAATGCTTAA
- a CDS encoding LB_053 family protein gives MLKFLSIFLFTSISLFAEPKEMVLETDIYVGDTIHYQIELTEPDESNLDLPEGDIYEDDTIPSYKIFGIIKEKTKLKASLIFFKPGNYTIPISWQKNNEQNKSSYTIKVKSQLLGSETDIEDIEPPINFSGPYFFRLSIILLITTINIYLLYAIYIYWKSKPKVMDAIWEKQPVLEETTKRLHNIETYLQSELISEKELAFKISEYLKEVYSQKLERNLRGKTDSEFLAELFDRTHIDDSILREIRIYFRRTKYDENQNELSKKDAYSLWEKIKKEFEL, from the coding sequence ATGCTTAAGTTTCTCTCAATATTCTTATTCACCTCAATTTCATTATTTGCAGAACCGAAAGAGATGGTTTTAGAAACTGATATTTATGTAGGCGATACCATCCATTACCAAATCGAACTGACAGAACCTGACGAGTCCAACCTAGATTTACCAGAAGGAGATATCTACGAAGATGACACCATACCATCTTATAAAATCTTCGGTATCATAAAAGAAAAAACAAAGCTAAAAGCATCCCTGATATTCTTCAAACCAGGAAACTATACAATTCCAATTAGCTGGCAAAAAAACAACGAACAAAACAAGTCCTCTTATACAATTAAAGTCAAATCACAACTTCTGGGTTCTGAAACTGATATTGAAGACATCGAACCTCCCATAAATTTTTCAGGACCATATTTTTTTCGTTTATCCATCATCCTTTTGATTACCACAATCAACATTTATTTATTGTATGCGATATATATATACTGGAAATCAAAACCAAAAGTAATGGATGCTATCTGGGAAAAACAACCAGTATTGGAAGAGACAACCAAACGTCTCCACAATATAGAGACCTATCTACAATCGGAACTAATCTCAGAAAAAGAACTCGCATTCAAAATTAGCGAATATCTAAAAGAAGTGTATTCACAAAAATTAGAGCGCAACTTACGAGGGAAAACAGATTCCGAATTCCTGGCAGAACTATTCGATAGAACTCATATTGATGATTCGATTCTTCGTGAGATACGGATCTACTTCAGAAGGACAAAGTACGATGAAAACCAAAATGAACTAAGCAAAAAGGATGCATATTCCCTTTGGGAAAAAATCAAAAAGGAATTCGAATTATAA
- the batA gene encoding VWA domain-containing protein BatA: MDQFQRPYLLLLIFPFLLLAIYQWRKKPLGVILLIQSDRFQSPKTNFFQKLRIFFLKLSEALIYIAGIFLILAAAGPGKKYKLTPDITNGIDIMIALDISGSMVNSYDFLPKNRLTVSKELLREFIQKRLYDRIGIVLFAGAAYLQSPLSNDRYALDELIVDTSDEDISEQGTAVGDALVLSTYRLKDSTAKSKVIILLTDGVSNTGKLDPETASYAAKAFGIKVYCIGIGKEQGQYEVNYESLETISQSTNGRFFRAESPEVLQEVLNEINGLETVELPSKPIEILETHFPSAVFVFFALLGVVATLMIYPLTEKL; encoded by the coding sequence ATGGACCAGTTTCAAAGGCCTTATCTTCTACTGCTGATTTTTCCTTTTTTGTTACTTGCAATCTACCAATGGAGAAAAAAACCACTCGGCGTTATCCTACTCATTCAGTCTGACAGATTTCAATCGCCAAAGACAAATTTCTTTCAAAAACTTAGGATCTTCTTCTTAAAACTATCCGAAGCATTAATTTACATTGCGGGTATATTTCTAATACTTGCCGCCGCTGGGCCAGGGAAAAAGTACAAACTAACGCCTGACATTACAAATGGAATTGATATCATGATTGCTTTAGATATATCAGGCTCCATGGTCAATTCTTATGATTTTTTACCCAAGAATAGGCTTACTGTATCGAAAGAGTTACTCAGGGAATTCATTCAGAAACGTTTATATGATCGAATTGGGATTGTATTATTTGCAGGAGCTGCATATCTCCAATCTCCTTTATCAAACGACAGATATGCGTTAGATGAACTAATCGTAGACACCTCCGACGAAGATATCAGCGAACAAGGAACCGCTGTTGGCGATGCTCTCGTGTTGTCCACATACCGCCTCAAAGATTCCACTGCAAAATCAAAAGTCATTATACTCCTCACCGATGGTGTATCCAATACAGGAAAATTAGATCCAGAAACTGCTTCGTATGCAGCCAAAGCCTTTGGAATCAAAGTCTATTGTATTGGAATCGGGAAAGAACAAGGCCAATACGAGGTCAATTACGAATCCTTAGAGACGATTTCACAAAGCACAAATGGAAGGTTTTTTCGAGCAGAATCTCCAGAAGTATTACAAGAGGTGCTAAATGAAATCAATGGATTAGAAACTGTAGAGCTTCCGTCCAAACCAATAGAAATTCTCGAAACCCACTTCCCTTCTGCAGTTTTTGTTTTTTTCGCATTACTCGGAGTTGTAGCTACACTTATGATCTATCCGCTAACGGAAAAACTATGA
- the batB gene encoding VWA domain-containing protein BatB yields the protein MMSINFIATVSIISIVTWVIIFSGKLYINIKANKFREEHPNLKNRIYTGNTKIYLARILCFLLSLIFAFYSLFKIKSTEMESAKEFESADILFVVDVSLSMNAVDVRPSRLKRFQDLALRILPNLKGNRVGIIVFAGQSFSFCPLTSDITAVSDYIQALGVEMVGAKGTDLALALERVNRIRKKNNNISSQITVVVSDGEDHENQNLPPIDGEVIVWGVGTPEGGLIEYRDPGTGRGGYVTMDAGISDSLTTPNLVTSKMNMERLKSIANQNNGTYYDVSFQADGAYALLDTIQTVKKKKIQMIEHFKNEDGAHPFLIVAFFFLVSERILNLFLQKIPAGIYTALLLILSLSWGRLEAWELDPGGNSIERGVKSYNNKNFNESQKEFEKAKDYIKDDPKLIYNESASAYQLGQYKDAKGLSEKILTHPKADNDLKAKANFNLGNIYSKLGDKKNALKSYTKTLEIDPDNLAAKKNIEHLTRKKDADQSPKQKESEPNQETPQKNKKENKKEEKSDAEKILDPFSQDSILKNKKGGSLDNEKFW from the coding sequence ATGATGAGTATAAACTTTATCGCTACTGTTTCAATAATTTCGATTGTAACCTGGGTCATTATCTTTTCAGGGAAATTATATATAAACATAAAGGCGAACAAATTTCGAGAAGAACATCCGAACTTAAAAAACAGAATATATACAGGTAACACCAAAATTTACCTCGCAAGAATTCTTTGTTTCCTGCTCTCCCTCATTTTTGCATTTTATTCCCTATTTAAAATTAAATCCACAGAGATGGAATCCGCCAAGGAATTCGAATCCGCAGACATCTTATTCGTTGTCGATGTGAGTTTATCAATGAATGCCGTTGATGTCAGACCAAGCAGGCTCAAAAGATTCCAAGACTTAGCCTTAAGGATCCTTCCGAACTTAAAAGGAAATCGTGTGGGCATTATTGTCTTTGCGGGCCAGTCCTTTTCCTTTTGTCCATTAACTTCCGATATCACAGCTGTCTCTGACTATATACAAGCGCTAGGTGTAGAAATGGTTGGTGCCAAGGGAACGGATCTTGCACTAGCACTGGAAAGAGTAAATCGAATTAGGAAGAAAAATAATAATATATCCTCCCAAATTACCGTTGTAGTCTCCGATGGAGAAGATCATGAAAACCAAAACCTACCGCCTATCGACGGAGAGGTGATTGTATGGGGAGTTGGAACACCAGAAGGCGGTTTAATTGAATACCGCGACCCAGGAACAGGAAGGGGAGGATATGTGACTATGGATGCCGGTATTTCAGATTCTCTAACAACACCTAATTTAGTTACTTCCAAAATGAATATGGAAAGATTAAAATCCATAGCAAACCAAAACAACGGAACCTACTATGATGTCTCATTCCAGGCTGATGGTGCTTATGCTCTTTTAGATACAATTCAGACTGTCAAAAAAAAGAAAATCCAAATGATTGAACACTTCAAAAATGAAGATGGTGCCCATCCATTTTTAATTGTTGCTTTTTTCTTTTTAGTTTCGGAACGCATCCTTAACTTATTCTTACAAAAAATACCAGCTGGTATTTATACGGCTCTACTACTAATACTATCTCTGAGCTGGGGCAGACTGGAAGCCTGGGAACTCGACCCAGGAGGAAATTCTATTGAACGTGGAGTTAAATCGTATAATAATAAAAACTTCAACGAAAGCCAGAAAGAATTTGAAAAAGCAAAAGATTATATTAAAGACGATCCAAAGCTCATTTACAATGAATCGGCATCTGCTTACCAGTTGGGACAATACAAGGATGCCAAAGGACTTTCCGAAAAAATACTAACTCATCCCAAAGCTGACAACGACTTAAAAGCAAAAGCCAATTTCAACCTCGGAAATATCTATTCAAAATTAGGTGACAAAAAGAACGCCTTAAAATCCTACACAAAGACATTAGAAATTGACCCCGACAATCTTGCGGCAAAGAAAAACATAGAGCACCTAACTAGAAAAAAAGACGCGGACCAAAGCCCAAAACAAAAAGAGAGCGAACCGAATCAAGAGACCCCGCAGAAAAACAAAAAAGAAAACAAGAAGGAAGAAAAGTCTGATGCGGAAAAGATTCTAGATCCTTTCTCACAGGATAGTATATTAAAAAATAAAAAAGGAGGTTCTCTAGATAATGAAAAATTCTGGTAA